The region TTTAACCATCAGTTTGATTTGGACTGTTATTTCCTTCTTCATTCCGTTAAATCTATATGTAGAAATTCCGACAATCTTATTGGGGCTTCTGTATTTTTTCAAAGACAAATTATATAAGGAATTTACTTTATTTTCGAAAAAAGACTATTTTTTATTTTTTATGATTTCGCTGATCATCTTATTCTGCGGTTCGTTTTATCCCTACATGATAGATCATTTCGGATATTATGTTCCCTCAATAAAATGGCTTACAGAATATGGTACGATTAAAGGTATTTCAAACCTGAATCCCGTTATTGGTCAAATGTCTATTTGGCATATTTTTCAAGCTGGATTTTCCAATTTAGCAGATCCTTTTCTGAGAATAAACACCGTTTTACTCATTGTTTACATACTCTATATCATTGAAAAAAAATGCTGGATCCACCTTTGCTTCCTTCCTTTTTTACTTATGTTTTCGCAATCCCCGAGTCCAGATCTTCCTGTCATCATTTTTTCATTAGTTATATTAAATGAAATTGTGAAACAAAATAAGGAAACAACCATTTTATTTATATTTTCAGCATTTGTTTTTGCAATAAAGCCAACAATGATCTGGCTACCTATCTTAAGTTTTGCTTATTCAATATTCATTACCAAATCAGGTTTTAAAAGCCTAATTCCAGGAATTTCGATCCTAATATTATTTTGTATTAAGAATATTTACACCTTTGGTTATCCTATTTTCCCAATTTCAGTTGGAGATGTTGGAGTAAGCTGGAAACCTAATCCCGATATTTTAAAAACCTCTTCTGAAATTGCTATTCAAAAAACATATGATATGCAGTATTCTTATCAGCAAATTCAACAATTTTCCTGGTTTGATTATGTAAAAAACTGGTTTTTCTTGCACGGAATGAAGTCAAAGATCAATATACTATTTGTTATAAGCTTAATTATTTTCACGGGATTTGCATTCATCAAAAAAAACAGAATCATTACCTTAATTTGTATTTCGGTTTTAATAAAAAGCATTTTAGTAATTTCATTTTCCGCACAATATAGATTTTTCATAGATGTTTTCTTTGTCATTTTCTTTATCATGTTTATGAATTACTTCGATCAAAAAAAATCACTTATCATATTTTCTGTTTTCAGCATATTTTTTATCGGATTTATATCAATTCCTCAACTTGTTAAAAAACATTTTCAGAGTTTCTATTTAGGAAACTTTATGAAAGAACCTGAAGTAGAACAGATTTACAAACCATCCGTTTATAAAACCATAGATTACAATTCTTACAAAATAGGAAACTTAAATTTCAATGTCTCCAGAAAATATCCGCTTAATTATAACATTCCTCTTCCTGCTATTTCCGAAGGCTATGTTTTTGAATATGTAAAAGCCGGAATTTTCCCACAGCTTATCGATGAAACAAATATGAAAAGTGGATTTATCTGGAAAAAATTAAATTCAGAAGAAAAAAAAGAAGCAGAAAACGTTATCAATTCTATCAACAATCTGTATAAACAGAAGTAATTTATGAGCCTTTTTATCTGAAGAAAAAGCCGTAAATTTGTATCATGTTAAATACTTTAGGTAATCTTCTCAGTCTTACAACATTTGGAGAAAGTCATGGCTTGGCTTATGGTGGAATCATCAATAATTTCCCGGCAGGTTTAACGGTTGATTTCGATAAAATTCAATACGAATTGGATCGAAGAAAACCCGGACAATCTGCAATTGTAACCCAAAGAAAAGAAAGTGACACAGTAAAGTTTCTTTCAGGAATTTTTGAAGGAAAAACTACCGGAACTCCCATTGGTTTTATTATCGAAAACGAAAATCAGAAATCAAAAGATTATGATCATATTGCTAACTCATATCGTCCGAGTCATGCAGACTTTACGTATGATCAAAAATATGGTCTAAGAGATTATCGCGGCGGAGGAAAGTCATCAGCAAGAGAAACCATGAACTGGGTGGTTGCCGGAGCTTTGGCAAAACAGTTTTTATCAAATATTGAGATCAATGCTTACGTTTCTTCCGTAGGCGAAATTTTCTGTGAAAAACCTTATCAGGCTCTAGATTTCTCAAAAACGGAAAGCAATGAAGTCCGTTGTCCTGATGCCGAAACGGCAGAAAAGATGATCGAAAGAATCAAAGAAATTAAAAAAGAGGGCAATACAATCGGCGGAACGATTACCTGTGTAATCAAAAATGTTCCTGTCGGAATTGGTGAACCGGTTTTCTCAAAATTACAGGCAGAATTAGGCAAAGCAATGCTTAACATCAACGCAGCAAAAGGTTTTGAATATGGAAGCGGATTCTGTGGTGCAAAAATGACAGGAAAAGAACATAACGATCTTTTCAATGAGGATTTTACGACAAAATCTAATCTTTCGGGCGGCATCCAGGGAGGAATTTCAAATGGGATGGATATCTATTTCCGTGTAGCTTTCAAACCTGTAGCTACCATTTTAAGACCTCAGGAAAGTGTTGATAAATTCGGAAATCCTGCCATCGTAGAAGGAAAAGGGCGCCACGATCCTTGTGTTCTTCCAAGAGCAGTTCCTGTAGTGGAAAGTTTGGCTGCTTTTGTTTTAGCAGATCTATTTTTGATTAACAAAACAAGAAATATTAATAATTTTTAAAATATAAACAGAGTAATGGAAAATTACTGGGCTCAAGGAATTTCTTTTGAAGACTATGTTCAAATTGCAAAAGAAAGATTAGAAAATCCTTCCACTCAACAAGAAATCGACTATAAACAATATTATGAGCTTGGACTTCAAAGAATGGACAGAACGGTAAAAAAGTATGTCCCGGATGAAGAACAATTAAAAGAACTGGCTGCTAAAAATTTTGACGGAAAGATTTTAATCATTTCTGAAGCGTGGTGTGGTGATGCAAGCGCAACAGTTCCAGCTTTGGTTAAGTTTTTTAAAGGTCACAACGAAGTAAGAATCTTCCTGAGAGATAGCGATAAAAGTTTAATCAATCAGTTTTTGACGAATGGGACTGAATCTATCCCGAAAATCATTATTCTTGATAAAGATTTCAACGTAAAAAAATCTTGGGGACCACGTCCAAAATACGGAACCGAATTGCTTATGAAACACAAAGCTGATCCTGAAGGCTACCCAAAAGACAGTTTTTATAACGATCTTCAGCTATATTATGCAAAAAATAGAGGAAAAGACGCTGTTCAGGAAATTTTAGATCTTTTGTAAATTCTGATATTCAGAAAAATATAAATTTTTATCTGCATTTTGGGCTAATTAATAGTAAAACTCATGAAAAAGAACATACTTTATCTTGTATTAATTATCATTATCGGCGTGATTGCATTCGTTCCCGGAGTGAAAGAAAAATTACAGGACGCTTTTTTTCCAATTGCAACCATTGAAAATGCCGTTCATGTAAGCGAAGAAGATTATGATATTGATCTGCAGGGAATCAATGTACCGAGTACCAATCTTAAAGCTTTTAAAGACAAAGCTGTTTTTCTTAATTTCTGGGGAACCTGGTGTCCTCCGTGCAGAAAAGAATGGCCTTCGATCCAAAAACTTTATGACACAAAAAAAGATAAGGTAAACTTTGTTTTAATCGCCATGAATGATCAAGAAGATGCCGTAAGAAAATTCCTGAAAGACAACAATTACAATGTTCCTGTATATATTGCACAAAGTCCTATTTCTGAAAAAATACTTCCTAAAGTTTTTCCTACCACTTATCTTTTGGATAAAAACGGAAGAATCATCATTAAAGAAGATGCTTCAAGAGACTGGAACTCAGAATCAGCACATCAGTTTATCGACAGCATCGTTAAATAATTTTTTAACTAAATTTTATAAATATTTGGTACAAAGTTTGTGAAATATACAGGGTTAAAATTATTTAAACCAAACACAAAATGAAATATTCGAAACTTAATCTTGCAAAAGAAGCCATCAATCACAAAGGCTTTATGAAAAAGATTCCTGATATTTTCAGAATGATAAAAATGTGGAGAAAAGGGACATATCCCATGAAATCTATCGACATTATTCTTCCTTTATTAGGTCTTTTATATGTAATTTCTCCTATTGATCTTGTGCCTGAAGTAGCAATACCTGTTTTAGGAGTCATGGATGATCTTGCGGTTTTATACCTGGTAATTCCTAAACTCATCAAAGAGGTGGACAAATTTTTACTTTGGGAAGCTCAACAAAAATACAGTGCAGGAGGACCAAAGATTATTGACGCTGAAATAATAGAATAGAAAACATTCCCGATCGGGAATGTTTTTTTATTATCGGCTGTCATTCTGAACAAAGCGAAAGTTGAGTGAAAGAATCCTTTGAGCATAAATTAGATTTCTCCTATCGTCGAAATGACAAACTATTTTTTCATTACAACAAATAATCATCCCTAACAACGTTTTAAAATATCATCAAAAATTTGAATGTAAAATTCACTATTTACTTTCCTAGATAAAATTGATATTTGAGTTTTCCCATTTCGTTTTCAAATCCTTAAATTTGCACCATCTAATAAAAAATAATGGAAAGTAAAAAAGAATTCTTTTTGGAGTGCTACAAGCTTGGCATCATTAAATTCGGAAGATTTACATTAAAAAGCGGTATTGAAAGTCCGTTTTATGTAGATTTAAGACCACTGGCTTCAGATCCTAAAATTTTGAAAAGTCTGGCTAATTATTTACTGGAAATGCTTCCTCTGGATAATTTCGATTTAATCTGTGGGGTTCCTTACGCTGCACTTCCTATGGCAACAGCAATGTCTTTGGAAAGTTACATTCCGTTAATTATTAAAAGAAAAGAAGCAAAAAGCTACGGTACAAAAAAACTGATCGAAGGAATTTATCAGAAAGGACAAAACTGTCTTTTGGTAGAGGATGTCATCACTTCAGGAAAATCTTTGATCGAAACCATTGCAGAAGTAGAACAGGAAGATCTTAAAGTTGCGGATATCGTTGTCGTTCTTGACAGAGAACAAGGCGGAACACAGCTTTTGGAAAGCAAAGGGTATAAAGTACACACACTTTTCAACATTTCAGAAGTTTGCGAGATTCTTCAGGAAAATGGAGAATTATCTGACGAAGAGGTAAAAAGAATTCATGATTTCTTACAAGGGAACCATATTCAGTTTGAAGAAAAAACAAAAGCTTCTTACGAACAAAAGCTAAACAGTGCTCAGCATTCTGTTTCTAAAAAATTATTAGAAACCGCCATCGCTAAACAATCTAATCTAATTGCTTCTGCTGATGTTACGACCACTCAGGAATTATTAGATCTTGCTGATAAAGTTGGACCGCATATCATTGCATTAAAGACTCATATCGATGTTATTTCTGATTTTGAATACGAAAAAACAATTACTCCATTAAAAGCATTGGCTGCAAAACACAATTTCTTATTAATGGAAGACAGAAAATTTGCAGACATTGGAAACACTCAGCAGCTTCAGTTCACAAGTGGAGTTTTTAAAATTACTGACTGGGCAGATTTTGTAACCTCACAGGTAATTGGAGGTTTTGAATCTTTAGACTGTTTCAAAAATGTAGGTGTAGTTGCCATTATCGGAATGTCTTCTAAAGGAGCTTTAACTACAAGCAGCTACAGAGAAGAAGCTTTAAAGGTGGCTTCATCTCACCCAAATGTAATAGGAGGAGTTTCTCAAAATACACTTCCTGAAGAACTGTTATTGTTCACGCCAGGTGTGAATCTTGCTGATTCAGGTGA is a window of Candidatus Chryseobacterium colombiense DNA encoding:
- the aroC gene encoding chorismate synthase, whose protein sequence is MLNTLGNLLSLTTFGESHGLAYGGIINNFPAGLTVDFDKIQYELDRRKPGQSAIVTQRKESDTVKFLSGIFEGKTTGTPIGFIIENENQKSKDYDHIANSYRPSHADFTYDQKYGLRDYRGGGKSSARETMNWVVAGALAKQFLSNIEINAYVSSVGEIFCEKPYQALDFSKTESNEVRCPDAETAEKMIERIKEIKKEGNTIGGTITCVIKNVPVGIGEPVFSKLQAELGKAMLNINAAKGFEYGSGFCGAKMTGKEHNDLFNEDFTTKSNLSGGIQGGISNGMDIYFRVAFKPVATILRPQESVDKFGNPAIVEGKGRHDPCVLPRAVPVVESLAAFVLADLFLINKTRNINNF
- the pyrF gene encoding orotidine-5'-phosphate decarboxylase, whose product is MESKKEFFLECYKLGIIKFGRFTLKSGIESPFYVDLRPLASDPKILKSLANYLLEMLPLDNFDLICGVPYAALPMATAMSLESYIPLIIKRKEAKSYGTKKLIEGIYQKGQNCLLVEDVITSGKSLIETIAEVEQEDLKVADIVVVLDREQGGTQLLESKGYKVHTLFNISEVCEILQENGELSDEEVKRIHDFLQGNHIQFEEKTKASYEQKLNSAQHSVSKKLLETAIAKQSNLIASADVTTTQELLDLADKVGPHIIALKTHIDVISDFEYEKTITPLKALAAKHNFLLMEDRKFADIGNTQQLQFTSGVFKITDWADFVTSQVIGGFESLDCFKNVGVVAIIGMSSKGALTTSSYREEALKVASSHPNVIGGVSQNTLPEELLLFTPGVNLADSGDGKGQQYNTPEHVFRTLHTDFIIVGRGIYKAENPEQAAITYKNEGWKAYLNSL
- a CDS encoding thioredoxin family protein; the protein is MENYWAQGISFEDYVQIAKERLENPSTQQEIDYKQYYELGLQRMDRTVKKYVPDEEQLKELAAKNFDGKILIISEAWCGDASATVPALVKFFKGHNEVRIFLRDSDKSLINQFLTNGTESIPKIIILDKDFNVKKSWGPRPKYGTELLMKHKADPEGYPKDSFYNDLQLYYAKNRGKDAVQEILDLL
- a CDS encoding TlpA disulfide reductase family protein, which gives rise to MKKNILYLVLIIIIGVIAFVPGVKEKLQDAFFPIATIENAVHVSEEDYDIDLQGINVPSTNLKAFKDKAVFLNFWGTWCPPCRKEWPSIQKLYDTKKDKVNFVLIAMNDQEDAVRKFLKDNNYNVPVYIAQSPISEKILPKVFPTTYLLDKNGRIIIKEDASRDWNSESAHQFIDSIVK
- a CDS encoding DUF1232 domain-containing protein, translating into MKYSKLNLAKEAINHKGFMKKIPDIFRMIKMWRKGTYPMKSIDIILPLLGLLYVISPIDLVPEVAIPVLGVMDDLAVLYLVIPKLIKEVDKFLLWEAQQKYSAGGPKIIDAEIIE